A stretch of Caldanaerobius polysaccharolyticus DSM 13641 DNA encodes these proteins:
- a CDS encoding sulfite exporter TauE/SafE family protein, producing MIFFIIGILSGIVGGMGIGGGTILIPALNVFSGIDQHYAQSVNLIAFIPMAISALISHYKNRNLLFSVIAALIPGGVIGSILGSCIAVSLSSHLLKKMFSIFLLFMGIYEILYKNNKKSP from the coding sequence TTGATATTTTTTATAATAGGAATTTTATCCGGTATAGTAGGCGGAATGGGAATAGGTGGCGGCACTATACTCATCCCTGCATTAAACGTATTTAGCGGTATAGACCAGCATTACGCCCAGAGCGTTAACCTTATAGCTTTTATACCCATGGCTATTTCAGCCTTAATAAGCCATTACAAAAACCGCAACCTGCTGTTTTCAGTAATAGCCGCATTAATTCCCGGCGGCGTAATCGGAAGCATTTTAGGATCATGTATAGCAGTAAGCCTTTCGTCACACCTGCTTAAAAAGATGTTTTCGATATTTTTACTGTTTATGGGGATTTATGAGATACTTTACAAAAACAATAAAAAATCACCTTGA
- the ruvC gene encoding crossover junction endodeoxyribonuclease RuvC, giving the protein MIVMGVDPGLAILGYGIINHEYNHFSVIDYGAITTPSDMDLANRLKEIYERLSELIDKYRPDAFAVEELFFNKNAKTAIVIGEARGVAIVAAAQKNLNVYEYTPLQVKQAVVGYGRAEKVQVQLMVRALLNLRDIPKPDDVADALAVAVCHCHSVGPCSKYDVGV; this is encoded by the coding sequence ATGATTGTTATGGGAGTGGACCCAGGCCTTGCTATACTGGGTTACGGTATCATAAATCACGAATACAACCATTTCAGTGTCATAGATTACGGAGCAATAACGACACCTTCTGACATGGATTTAGCTAATAGGCTTAAAGAGATATATGAGAGGTTGAGCGAGCTCATCGACAAGTACAGACCTGATGCTTTTGCAGTAGAGGAGCTTTTTTTTAATAAAAATGCCAAAACCGCTATAGTGATAGGTGAAGCGAGAGGAGTAGCTATTGTGGCGGCTGCTCAAAAGAACTTGAATGTGTACGAGTACACCCCATTGCAGGTTAAGCAAGCGGTGGTGGGATATGGAAGAGCTGAAAAAGTACAGGTACAGCTTATGGTTAGGGCCTTGTTAAATTTGAGGGACATACCAAAGCCCGATGATGTAGCCGATGCTTTAGCAGTAGCTGTGTGCCATTGCCATAGCGTGGGGCCGTGCTCAAAATATGATGTTGGGGTATAG
- the ruvB gene encoding Holliday junction branch migration DNA helicase RuvB produces MGQRILAGELDNEDVNIECSLRPKYLSEYIGQAKVKELLSIYIRAAKARSEPLDHVLLYGPPGLGKTTLANVIANEMGVGIRVTSGPAIERAGDLAAILTNMRENDILFIDEIHRLNRAVEEILYPAMEDFVLDIIIGKGPSARSIRIDLPRFTLIGATTRTGLLTSPLRDRFGVISRLDYYASEDLYKIVKRSAGILGVEIDDKAAQEIAMRSRGTPRIANRLLKRVRDFAQVRSNGNITQEIAIEALDMLDIDSLGLDSVDRLLLRTIAVKFGGGPVGLETLAASIGEDAGTIEEVYEPYLMQIGFIKRTSRGRTVTSLALEHLKIAPVQKEVCG; encoded by the coding sequence ATGGGACAAAGGATACTCGCTGGTGAGCTGGACAATGAGGATGTAAATATTGAGTGCAGCTTGAGGCCAAAGTATCTTAGTGAATACATAGGTCAGGCCAAGGTTAAAGAATTGCTGTCAATATATATAAGAGCGGCGAAGGCGAGAAGTGAACCATTGGATCACGTATTGCTCTATGGGCCTCCGGGATTAGGTAAAACTACGTTGGCCAATGTTATCGCCAATGAAATGGGCGTAGGCATTAGAGTGACATCAGGACCTGCCATAGAAAGAGCAGGAGATCTCGCTGCAATTTTGACCAATATGCGGGAAAATGACATCCTGTTTATAGATGAGATTCATAGGTTAAATCGAGCGGTGGAGGAAATATTATATCCTGCTATGGAAGATTTCGTGCTGGATATAATCATAGGCAAAGGGCCTAGTGCTCGATCCATCAGGATTGACCTTCCTAGGTTTACGCTTATAGGTGCAACGACTAGGACAGGGCTTTTGACATCACCCTTAAGGGATAGGTTTGGAGTAATAAGCAGACTTGACTATTATGCCAGTGAGGACCTTTATAAGATCGTCAAGAGGTCTGCGGGTATACTGGGCGTAGAAATTGACGATAAAGCGGCTCAAGAAATCGCGATGCGCTCAAGGGGTACGCCGAGGATCGCCAACAGGTTGTTAAAGCGCGTAAGGGATTTTGCACAGGTGAGATCAAATGGTAATATTACCCAGGAAATAGCGATAGAGGCATTAGATATGCTGGATATCGACAGCTTAGGACTTGACAGTGTGGACAGGTTGTTGCTGCGAACCATTGCTGTAAAATTTGGAGGTGGTCCTGTGGGCCTTGAGACCCTTGCGGCTTCTATTGGAGAAGATGCTGGTACCATCGAAGAGGTATATGAGCCGTATCTTATGCAGATAGGGTTTATAAAGCGGACGTCAAGAGGGAGAACGGTTACTTCGCTGGCTCTAGAGCACTTAAAAATAGCACCTGTTCAAAAGGAGGTGTGCGGCTAG
- a CDS encoding DUF2905 domain-containing protein, with the protein MYEGFGKSLIFIGVIFIALGVIFLVGRKLGFGALPGDILIRKGNFTFYFPVVSGILLSIILTVILNLIFRR; encoded by the coding sequence ATGTACGAAGGCTTTGGAAAAAGTCTTATATTCATAGGTGTGATATTTATCGCACTAGGTGTTATTTTTTTAGTAGGCAGAAAATTAGGTTTTGGAGCATTGCCGGGAGATATTTTAATAAGAAAGGGCAATTTCACATTTTATTTCCCTGTGGTATCAGGAATTTTGTTGAGCATTATTTTGACGGTTATATTAAACTTAATATTCAGACGTTGA
- a CDS encoding chemotaxis protein CheW, with translation MEKQVIVFKLNDYEFMADIMDVVEIVNYREPTYVPNAPSFVSGIIENRGVIVPIIDLKKRFNLKDFSNPSTDKKIAIIQVDSIMAGLVVDDITEIIVIDSEEIKDVPDIVKEIDKKYIIGSLEYKDRLILVFNLREVLSKEEKEMLKEIG, from the coding sequence ATGGAAAAACAGGTCATTGTATTCAAACTAAATGATTACGAATTTATGGCAGATATAATGGACGTCGTAGAAATAGTAAATTACAGAGAACCTACGTATGTCCCCAATGCCCCATCGTTTGTCTCGGGGATCATAGAAAACCGCGGAGTTATCGTACCTATAATAGATTTAAAAAAGAGATTTAACCTCAAAGACTTTTCAAATCCTAGCACTGACAAAAAGATCGCCATCATCCAGGTAGATAGCATAATGGCCGGGTTAGTAGTAGATGACATAACTGAAATAATCGTGATAGACAGCGAAGAAATAAAAGACGTCCCTGATATTGTAAAAGAAATTGACAAAAAATATATCATCGGGTCGCTAGAATACAAAGACAGGTTGATTTTAGTCTTTAACCTCAGAGAAGTGCTGTCAAAAGAAGAAAAGGAAATGCTAAAGGAGATAGGATAA
- a CDS encoding YigZ family protein: MLDEFMTVRDEGIAEITINKSRFIGHAKYTPDETTARLFIESVKQRHRDATHNVYAYVLGNGGEIQRFNDDGEPSGTAGMPVLEVIKREKLIYVTVVVTRYFGGILLGAGGLIRAYAKGAKIALDAAGIVKKVLHARVCVKLDYSPWGKVQNYIVKRKIKVADVQYADNVTFCVLVPDERIDQLRQDILEMTDGRAQIEIDGYDYCEVG; the protein is encoded by the coding sequence ATGCTAGATGAATTCATGACGGTGAGAGATGAAGGAATAGCAGAGATCACCATAAATAAATCGCGCTTTATTGGGCACGCTAAATATACCCCTGATGAAACAACTGCTCGGCTGTTTATAGAGAGCGTAAAACAGCGACATCGCGATGCGACTCATAATGTATACGCTTATGTTTTAGGTAATGGTGGCGAGATTCAGCGGTTTAACGATGACGGTGAACCCTCAGGCACTGCTGGAATGCCTGTTTTGGAAGTTATAAAGAGGGAAAAATTAATATATGTGACAGTGGTTGTTACCCGCTATTTTGGGGGTATATTGCTGGGAGCAGGGGGTCTCATAAGGGCTTATGCTAAGGGCGCGAAAATTGCCCTGGATGCTGCTGGGATAGTTAAAAAGGTTTTGCACGCGAGGGTTTGTGTAAAACTGGATTACTCCCCGTGGGGAAAGGTGCAAAACTATATTGTAAAGCGAAAAATAAAGGTCGCCGATGTTCAGTACGCAGATAACGTTACGTTTTGCGTTTTAGTGCCTGATGAAAGAATAGATCAGTTAAGGCAGGATATTTTAGAGATGACAGACGGCAGGGCTCAAATAGAAATAGATGGTTATGATTACTGCGAAGTGGGGTGA
- a CDS encoding CoA-binding protein: MQSYIEDALEKKIWAVVGVSPKKEKYGYKVYKSLKDKGYQVYPVNPLYTDVEGDKCYQSLRFLPVVPQVVNMVVAPKFGKQYVDEAGELGVEYIWFQPGAESPELVNAAESKGLKAIYGACVLLQSR, from the coding sequence GTGCAGAGTTATATAGAGGACGCATTGGAGAAAAAGATATGGGCAGTGGTAGGAGTAAGCCCCAAAAAAGAAAAGTATGGGTATAAAGTCTACAAAAGTTTAAAAGATAAAGGGTATCAAGTTTACCCTGTAAATCCGTTATATACAGATGTAGAGGGAGATAAGTGCTATCAGAGCCTTAGATTTTTGCCAGTAGTACCGCAGGTTGTAAATATGGTTGTGGCACCTAAGTTTGGAAAGCAGTATGTAGATGAAGCAGGAGAACTGGGAGTGGAGTACATCTGGTTCCAACCTGGTGCAGAAAGTCCTGAACTTGTAAATGCTGCGGAGTCAAAAGGGTTAAAGGCTATATACGGCGCCTGCGTTCTCCTTCAATCAAGGTGA
- a CDS encoding YebC/PmpR family DNA-binding transcriptional regulator, whose translation MSGHSKWANIKHKKEKTDAQKGKLFTKLAKEIIMAAKEGGGNPEANSRLRDAIEKAKAANMPNDNITRAIKRGTGELEGVNYENIIYEGYGPGGVAIIVEALTDNKNRTASEMRHLFDRGGGSLGATGCVSWMFTRKGIISVGKGDGVDGDELMLKAIDAGAEDFSAEDEDYEIITDPSELYQVKEALEQSGYKITSAEISLIPQNTVKLEGEQAKKALNLIENLDDHDDVQNVYHNLEITEDMEIG comes from the coding sequence ATGTCTGGTCATTCTAAGTGGGCAAATATAAAGCATAAAAAAGAGAAAACAGATGCTCAAAAGGGCAAATTGTTTACAAAATTGGCTAAAGAGATAATAATGGCAGCAAAAGAAGGCGGAGGAAATCCGGAGGCCAATAGCAGGCTCAGAGACGCTATTGAAAAGGCCAAGGCTGCTAATATGCCTAATGATAATATTACAAGGGCTATTAAAAGAGGTACAGGGGAATTAGAGGGCGTAAATTATGAGAACATAATTTACGAAGGTTATGGACCCGGAGGGGTAGCCATCATCGTTGAAGCGCTTACTGACAACAAAAACAGGACTGCCAGCGAGATGAGGCATCTCTTTGACAGGGGAGGCGGCAGTCTGGGTGCTACGGGATGTGTGTCGTGGATGTTTACACGAAAAGGAATTATTTCTGTTGGGAAAGGCGATGGGGTAGATGGCGATGAGCTGATGCTCAAAGCTATTGACGCTGGTGCCGAAGACTTCTCGGCAGAAGACGAGGATTACGAAATAATAACAGACCCGTCGGAGTTGTACCAGGTTAAAGAGGCGCTAGAGCAGAGCGGTTACAAGATTACATCCGCAGAGATATCCCTCATACCACAAAACACGGTAAAGCTTGAAGGCGAGCAGGCCAAGAAGGCGTTAAACCTCATTGAAAACCTGGACGATCACGACGATGTGCAAAATGTGTACCACAATTTAGAAATAACAGAAGACATGGAGATAGGATGA
- the pepV gene encoding dipeptidase PepV codes for MTFDKLIDDMAADIIKSTQEILRYKSVKGNPMPGAPFGEGVKLSLDYVLSLAEKMGFEVKNLDGYAGYAQYGEGDEMVGILAHLDVVPEGSGWTYPPYGGEIHDNRIYGRGAIDDKGPAIASLYALKAVKDSGVSLKRKVRIIFGTNEETGWGDIDYYKGHDRYPDLGFTPDANFPLIYAEKGILTCKIEMDFENRKEGYVELKRLSGGSAANMVPDYCEAYLWVEPTKKDYTKMLIMRIASEDSVNIKLSEDDGGIIIKSYGVAAHGSTPEKGVNAIMQLIMILYRLDFAKDDVYQYITHFAEKVGMDYTGKSMGLDIRDDISGGLTYNVGVMHIDDKRGYAEINIRYPVTSRKDVVEGIIKEQLPSRFKYTYLNGFEPLYVSTDSELTKKLMDVYRKATGDDVSMPIAIGGGTYARAFKNFVAFGPVFPGGVELAHQRDEYIDVDHLIKLVKIYSMAIYELCNI; via the coding sequence ATGACTTTTGATAAGTTGATAGATGATATGGCAGCGGATATAATAAAGTCTACTCAAGAAATATTGAGATACAAGAGCGTAAAAGGCAATCCAATGCCAGGAGCTCCTTTTGGTGAAGGTGTTAAGCTTTCTCTGGATTATGTTTTGAGCCTTGCCGAGAAAATGGGCTTTGAAGTTAAAAATCTGGATGGTTATGCGGGGTACGCTCAGTACGGCGAAGGCGATGAGATGGTAGGCATTTTAGCGCATCTTGATGTGGTACCTGAAGGAAGTGGCTGGACATATCCACCTTATGGAGGAGAGATACACGATAACAGGATATACGGAAGAGGTGCAATAGACGACAAAGGGCCTGCCATAGCTTCGCTTTACGCTTTAAAGGCCGTTAAGGATTCCGGTGTTTCCCTTAAAAGAAAGGTGAGGATTATTTTTGGTACTAATGAGGAAACGGGTTGGGGGGATATAGATTACTACAAGGGCCACGATCGGTATCCGGATTTAGGATTTACACCCGATGCTAATTTCCCGCTGATCTACGCGGAGAAAGGGATATTGACGTGCAAAATAGAGATGGATTTTGAAAATCGCAAAGAGGGATATGTGGAATTAAAGCGCCTAAGTGGCGGTAGCGCTGCCAACATGGTGCCTGACTATTGCGAAGCGTACTTGTGGGTAGAGCCGACAAAGAAGGATTACACAAAAATGTTGATTATGAGAATAGCTAGTGAGGATAGTGTAAACATAAAACTATCGGAAGACGACGGCGGAATAATAATAAAATCCTATGGAGTAGCTGCCCATGGAAGCACACCGGAAAAAGGTGTTAATGCGATTATGCAGCTTATAATGATCCTGTACAGGTTGGATTTTGCCAAAGACGATGTGTATCAGTACATAACTCATTTTGCAGAAAAAGTGGGAATGGATTACACAGGCAAGAGCATGGGCCTTGACATCCGCGATGACATCTCCGGCGGTTTGACTTATAATGTAGGGGTAATGCACATTGATGATAAAAGAGGTTATGCAGAAATAAATATAAGGTACCCTGTTACTAGTCGAAAGGATGTGGTTGAGGGGATTATTAAAGAGCAGCTGCCATCCAGATTTAAATACACGTATTTAAATGGCTTTGAACCGCTGTATGTATCGACGGATAGTGAGCTTACAAAAAAATTAATGGATGTCTACAGAAAAGCTACCGGCGATGATGTCAGCATGCCTATTGCTATAGGAGGGGGGACGTATGCCAGGGCTTTTAAAAATTTTGTGGCTTTCGGCCCCGTGTTTCCGGGAGGAGTAGAGCTGGCTCATCAACGGGATGAATATATAGATGTTGATCACCTGATTAAACTGGTCAAGATATATTCTATGGCCATATACGAATTGTGTAATATCTGA
- a CDS encoding SpoIID/LytB domain-containing protein, translating into MKKFALFLMAIAVVFMSSAMVETASADTQAKIPEYIRVGLKYGNSAVGAAQVFTKGAITYGFYNGTTFVPVYTGSQGQKATVKKDDDYHILLASFGDDLNKGITYINELKGKNVNGFLMYDGNYSVVTGEYSSKAEADSAASNLQKVLGNQNLTVVVPQKAIYVMADQKLTIKTDKLVARPSNGFIELDNDVTYRGELWFYRQEGSDMTVINNLPLEQYLYSVVPSEMPSSWPQEALKAQAVAARSYAVANCLSSKYAKYGFDVTDDVSSQEYKGYAYGGGKYAGENPNATKAVDATKGIVLTYGGKVISALFSSHSGGYTESSENVFKYPQPYLKAVPDPYSMGYTESLDNWKVTYSQAQLKDILRDQSVDIGDILSIEVINKSPSGRALSVEVTGTKGKYTLQGEQEIRNVFNLKSAMIKSIDVLGEPGGLGTIWVSNGSNVVSKKTQSLYVLKGDSTVGMASERPFVISASGLSQLNASNGVQSVPDSFTFVGSGYGHGVGMSQYGARGLAEKAGKNFVDILKYYYTGITVYDTLNDKSL; encoded by the coding sequence GTGAAGAAATTTGCGCTTTTTTTAATGGCGATAGCAGTTGTTTTTATGTCTTCAGCAATGGTAGAGACAGCATCGGCTGACACCCAGGCAAAAATACCTGAGTACATACGGGTAGGCTTAAAATACGGGAACAGCGCAGTAGGTGCAGCGCAGGTATTTACCAAAGGCGCTATAACTTACGGCTTCTACAATGGGACGACCTTTGTGCCGGTTTATACGGGAAGCCAAGGACAAAAGGCTACAGTAAAAAAAGACGATGATTATCACATACTTCTAGCCAGCTTTGGAGATGATTTAAACAAAGGGATTACGTATATAAATGAACTCAAGGGGAAAAACGTAAATGGATTTTTGATGTACGACGGTAATTATTCAGTGGTTACAGGGGAATATTCCAGTAAGGCGGAAGCCGATTCTGCCGCTAGTAATTTGCAAAAAGTTTTGGGAAACCAGAACCTGACAGTGGTTGTCCCGCAAAAGGCCATTTACGTAATGGCTGATCAAAAACTTACGATAAAAACAGATAAACTGGTAGCGAGGCCATCTAACGGTTTTATTGAGCTGGACAACGATGTGACGTACAGGGGTGAGCTGTGGTTTTACAGGCAAGAGGGGAGCGATATGACAGTGATAAACAACCTCCCATTGGAGCAGTACCTGTACAGCGTTGTTCCCTCTGAAATGCCATCGTCGTGGCCCCAAGAGGCATTAAAAGCCCAGGCTGTAGCAGCCAGAAGTTATGCTGTTGCTAATTGCTTAAGCTCTAAGTATGCTAAGTACGGCTTTGATGTTACCGATGATGTTAGCAGTCAGGAGTACAAAGGATATGCTTACGGTGGTGGCAAGTACGCTGGTGAAAACCCCAATGCGACCAAGGCTGTTGACGCAACCAAGGGGATTGTGCTTACGTACGGCGGAAAGGTGATCAGTGCGCTGTTTTCCTCCCACAGCGGAGGGTATACTGAAAGCAGCGAAAATGTATTTAAGTACCCTCAGCCTTATTTAAAAGCAGTGCCAGACCCATATTCCATGGGGTACACTGAGAGCCTTGATAATTGGAAAGTTACGTATTCTCAGGCTCAGTTGAAGGATATACTTAGGGATCAATCTGTTGACATAGGCGATATTTTGAGTATAGAGGTTATAAATAAAAGCCCATCGGGAAGGGCTTTGTCGGTAGAAGTAACAGGTACAAAAGGTAAATATACGCTGCAAGGAGAACAGGAAATAAGAAATGTGTTTAACTTGAAAAGCGCGATGATAAAAAGCATAGATGTTTTAGGTGAGCCTGGTGGCTTGGGTACTATATGGGTGTCCAACGGCAGCAACGTCGTCTCTAAAAAAACCCAAAGCCTTTATGTCCTAAAGGGTGATTCAACAGTAGGGATGGCATCAGAAAGGCCTTTTGTAATAAGCGCATCAGGGCTTAGCCAGCTTAACGCCAGCAATGGAGTACAAAGCGTACCTGACAGTTTTACATTTGTTGGCAGCGGCTATGGGCATGGCGTGGGTATGAGCCAGTATGGCGCTAGAGGCCTTGCCGAAAAGGCTGGCAAGAATTTCGTGGATATATTAAAATATTATTACACGGGTATCACCGTCTATGACACTTTAAACGATAAGTCGCTGTAA
- a CDS encoding sulfite exporter TauE/SafE family protein has product MKKTAGLITLGFITGILNGLFGSGGGTIVVPALVFLFLIEDHKAHASAIAVILPLTIISSFIYIEKGVYDIPLTIKVGLGTVLGGYIGARLLNKLSSSLLKKIFGAFMIIAALRMWFS; this is encoded by the coding sequence ATGAAAAAAACAGCAGGATTAATAACCTTAGGCTTTATAACAGGAATCCTAAATGGCCTCTTTGGATCAGGAGGAGGTACCATTGTTGTGCCTGCTCTTGTATTTTTATTTCTCATAGAAGATCATAAAGCTCATGCCTCAGCAATAGCCGTAATCCTGCCCCTTACGATCATCAGCTCGTTTATCTATATAGAAAAAGGGGTATACGATATTCCCCTAACTATTAAAGTGGGACTTGGTACCGTACTTGGCGGATACATTGGAGCGAGGCTATTAAATAAATTGTCTTCAAGTTTATTAAAAAAGATCTTTGGCGCCTTTATGATAATAGCAGCCTTAAGGATGTGGTTCTCTTGA
- a CDS encoding NUDIX hydrolase, which produces MLKRNCAGGVVFRGDSVFLLKNEKNEWVLPKGVIRNGELAVDVALRRVREETGLKNLKIISSAGETSYEFFSITRQIPVCNEIVWYIMVTDDQSFNISREDGFSDGGFYPIDEALLKITYSQDKSLVNLSYRKYRDIMLQLTK; this is translated from the coding sequence GTGTTAAAGCGCAATTGTGCGGGAGGAGTTGTTTTTAGGGGGGATAGCGTTTTTCTATTAAAAAACGAGAAAAACGAGTGGGTACTGCCCAAGGGTGTAATTAGAAATGGCGAACTTGCCGTAGATGTAGCATTAAGGCGAGTTAGAGAAGAAACTGGCTTAAAAAACCTGAAGATTATCTCATCTGCTGGTGAAACAAGTTATGAATTCTTTTCTATTACTAGGCAAATCCCTGTGTGCAACGAGATCGTATGGTATATCATGGTAACAGATGACCAGTCTTTTAACATAAGCAGAGAAGATGGATTTTCTGATGGAGGGTTTTACCCTATTGACGAAGCGTTGCTTAAAATAACTTACAGCCAGGATAAATCGCTAGTGAATTTATCTTACAGAAAATATAGGGATATAATGCTTCAATTGACCAAATGA
- the ruvA gene encoding Holliday junction branch migration protein RuvA has protein sequence MLDYIKGKVIEVDDESVVVEASGVGYRLFVSSITSKEIKVGDTTKLYVYLYLRENEMRLFGFYDRNERKVFKSLISVSGIGPKVALNILSKYTPSQMLAFIATGDFTSIMSVPGVGKKTAQRLIVELKDRVNKEELGVSFIEDKTSDVVQALMALGYSKDEISRVLKKIEGLDIDDAIKMALKELS, from the coding sequence ATGTTGGATTACATAAAAGGCAAGGTAATAGAAGTTGATGATGAAAGCGTGGTAGTTGAGGCATCAGGGGTGGGGTATCGCCTATTTGTCTCCAGCATTACGTCAAAGGAGATAAAAGTTGGCGATACCACAAAATTGTACGTTTACCTGTATCTGAGGGAAAATGAGATGAGGCTTTTTGGCTTTTACGATAGAAATGAAAGGAAAGTCTTCAAAAGCCTTATTTCTGTGTCAGGTATCGGGCCTAAAGTAGCTTTAAATATCCTCTCTAAGTACACGCCATCGCAAATGCTGGCGTTTATTGCAACAGGAGATTTTACTTCTATAATGAGTGTACCAGGAGTTGGGAAAAAAACAGCTCAGAGGTTGATTGTGGAGTTAAAAGATAGGGTCAATAAAGAAGAACTGGGAGTATCATTTATAGAAGATAAAACCTCAGATGTGGTTCAGGCGTTAATGGCATTGGGGTACAGCAAAGACGAGATCTCCAGGGTGCTGAAAAAGATAGAAGGCCTTGACATCGATGATGCTATAAAAATGGCATTAAAGGAGTTGAGCTGA
- a CDS encoding DUF3189 family protein has protein sequence MIILYHCYGGSHSSIIACWIHLNKLPMDSVPDRKHIESLPLFDQLTSQDYGRIMKIGTDEFGNTICSMGVKNQKDMIIPALKDLYYEIYKNTDGFLDVDTSHAVNLTMKIGGFISRTLKLTALGRPIVALGSIKAYKNIARIVENTKKLEQQATKQTTS, from the coding sequence ATGATAATACTCTACCATTGCTATGGAGGAAGTCATAGCTCCATTATCGCCTGCTGGATACACTTAAACAAGCTACCAATGGACAGCGTACCCGACAGAAAACACATTGAAAGCCTCCCTCTATTTGACCAACTGACATCACAGGATTACGGGAGAATAATGAAAATAGGTACGGATGAATTTGGTAATACCATCTGCTCCATGGGCGTAAAAAATCAAAAGGATATGATAATACCTGCGCTAAAAGACCTTTACTATGAAATTTATAAAAACACCGATGGATTTCTGGATGTAGATACCTCCCATGCCGTCAACCTAACTATGAAAATAGGCGGGTTTATTTCCCGCACATTGAAGTTGACGGCATTAGGCAGGCCTATTGTGGCTTTAGGCTCAATAAAGGCTTATAAAAATATAGCACGCATCGTAGAAAACACAAAAAAATTGGAACAACAGGCAACAAAGCAAACTACATCGTAG
- the ftcD gene encoding glutamate formimidoyltransferase — MAEKVVECVPNFSEGRNKDVMDAIASAIKATDDVKLLDYSGDPDHNRSVYTFVGKPEAVVKAAFNACKVAVQLIDMSKHTGEHPRMGAADVVPFIPISNVSVQECVQLAKRLGELIGKELFVPVYLYGYAATRLERVDLSEIRKGQYEGFFDKIKSPQWTPDFGPSEVNVKSGVTAVGVRKPLIAFNVNLNTDDIKIARQIARAVRNISGGLRGVKALGMKLNKSGMVQVSMNLVDYENTPIYRALELIKVEAKRYGVSVVSTEIVGLVPLKAIVDSAKYYMQLDNFDESKILETRLYE; from the coding sequence GTGGCAGAGAAGGTAGTTGAATGTGTTCCCAACTTTAGTGAAGGGAGAAATAAGGATGTTATGGATGCGATAGCAAGCGCCATTAAAGCTACAGATGATGTTAAGTTGCTGGATTATTCAGGAGATCCAGATCACAACAGGAGCGTATATACCTTTGTGGGCAAGCCGGAGGCCGTAGTAAAGGCGGCTTTTAATGCCTGTAAGGTTGCGGTTCAACTTATAGATATGTCTAAACATACGGGAGAGCATCCCCGAATGGGAGCAGCTGATGTTGTCCCTTTTATACCTATTTCAAATGTATCAGTACAGGAATGCGTGCAATTGGCAAAGAGATTAGGTGAGCTGATAGGGAAAGAGCTTTTCGTACCTGTTTATCTGTACGGATACGCTGCTACGAGGCTTGAGAGAGTGGATCTTTCTGAGATAAGAAAAGGCCAGTACGAGGGCTTTTTTGATAAAATAAAAAGTCCCCAGTGGACGCCTGACTTTGGCCCCAGCGAAGTAAATGTAAAAAGCGGGGTTACGGCAGTTGGCGTAAGGAAGCCTCTTATAGCCTTTAATGTAAATTTAAATACTGATGATATAAAAATCGCACGGCAAATAGCTAGGGCTGTAAGGAACATTAGCGGGGGATTGAGGGGTGTTAAGGCGCTAGGGATGAAACTTAATAAAAGCGGCATGGTTCAGGTATCCATGAATCTGGTTGATTACGAAAATACTCCTATATATCGCGCCTTAGAGCTTATTAAGGTTGAAGCAAAGCGCTATGGGGTTTCGGTGGTGAGCACAGAAATAGTTGGCCTTGTACCCCTCAAGGCCATCGTGGACAGCGCAAAATATTACATGCAACTGGATAACTTTGACGAAAGTAAGATACTAGAGACAAGGCTGTACGAATGA